A section of the Mastomys coucha isolate ucsf_1 unplaced genomic scaffold, UCSF_Mcou_1 pScaffold15, whole genome shotgun sequence genome encodes:
- the Urm1 gene encoding ubiquitin-related modifier 1, translated as MAAPLCVEVEFGGGAELLFDGVKKHQVSLPGQQEPWDIRNLLVWIKKNLLKERPELFIQGDSVRPGILVLINDADWELLGELDYQLQDQDSILFISTLHGG; from the exons ATGGCGGCGCCCTTATGTGTGGAGGTGGAGTTCGG AGGTGGTGCAGAGCTCCTGTTTGATGGCGTAAAAAAGCATCAAGTCTCTTTGCCTGGGCAGCAGGAACCCT GGGATATCCGGAACCTCCTTGTCTGGATCAAGAAGAATTTGCTAAAAGAGCGACCAGAGCTGTTCATCCAGGGAGACAGTGT GCGGCCAGGAATCCTGGTGCTGATTAATGATGCCGACTGGGAACTGCTG GGGGAGCTGGACTACCAGCTGCAGGACCAGGACAGCATCCTCTTCATCTCCACACTGCACGGCGGCTGA